Part of the Triplophysa rosa linkage group LG21, Trosa_1v2, whole genome shotgun sequence genome is shown below.
TCGGTTTTTGAGCAAAAGTGGGCTCCATGGAAGaaaaagccagactggaatttgctaaaattcatattgacaagccacaatccttctggggGAATGTCCTctggacagatgagtcaaaactggagttttttggcaagtcacataagctctatgttcacagacgaaaaaaaatcaagctttcaaagtGAACACCATACGTAaagtgaaacatggaggaggctcggttatgttttggggctgctttgctgcatctcgcacagggtgccttgaatctgtgcagggcacaatgaaatctcaagactatcaaggcattctggaacgtactgcccagtgtcagaaagctctgtctcagtcgcaggtcatgggtcctccaacaggataatgacccaaaacacacagctaaaatcacccaagaatggataaaaacaaaacattggactattctgaagtggcctcctacgagtcctgatctgaatcctatggaacatctatggaaagagctgaaacttgcggtctggagaaggcacccatcaaacctgagacagctggagcagtttgctcaggaagagtgggccagactacctgttaacaggtgcagaagtctcattgagagctacagaaaacctttgcttgcagtgattgcctctaaaggttgtgcaacaaaatatttggttaggggtcccatcatttttgtacatgacattttcatttgttttattgtttacaattttatgttgaataaaaaatcaaaagcaaagtctgatttctattaaatatggaataaacaatggtggatgccaatacttttgtcagtttcaagttatttcagagaaaattgtgcattcttcgttttttgtGGAGAGGTACCAACAAacttgagcacgtctgtataataaaatatttacaaaaatgtgaggggtgtactcacttctgtgagatactgtaaaaGCAGTATTATTCCATTCTTTCGTTCTTTATTTTTggtcttatttaaaaaatatcatgATGCTGCTCTTTTGATTCTGCATTATGAAATAGTCGGGAAAAGCATCATGCAGCCATTATTTACAAGATACTTCAGCTGCTTCTTACATTCCGTGACGGGACTAGAAGTCTCCTTGGCTCCCTAACCATCTACGGGTGAAAAGAAATAAGAGTGTAGATAGATAGGCCCACCTTAGCAAAAAGATCAATAAAACATGGAGCATTGATATGATTCTAGGTATGATGCTAGAAGGGAGTTCGAGACACAAATTGGACAACTAAATATGACACTAGACAATTGTCAACTAGAAAAGGCTCAATTTCTTAAACAATTATTTGAAAATTACTGTGCTAAGTGAAAGTTTAATATGTAAAACGTACCAAGTATAGTGTAAGATCTGCTGTCCACACTCCAGTACAATTGGTGGCGGTAATACACCtctaagctggtttgccaactaCCATTAGAACCTATACACACTCCGGAGCAGAAGGTGGCGCTAATTCACTTACACTGGCTGTCAGCCACGGTTACAAAGTAACCAAGAAGAAGAAGTGTGTTGTGCACTGCTCGACTTCATGCTCGTCCAAACAGCGGTTCTCGCTTCAGGTAAACAATGCATGATTTGTGATTATTATGCAAGTGAACATGCATTGTCAAAATGTGATGTTTATCCTTTTTTATTGCGTTGTTAGGCGTTACATGTCTCGACGTGGAGGAATGTCTAAAAACTCATCAGATTTTCCAAAACAGTTTATTATTGCTTAAGCCAATTTTGTGCGCctataatttttttctgtgcatTAAATCTGGTATGTCTGTAATCTGTAGTGTCCAAAGTCGGTCCTAGAGGGCTCTGGTGCCCTGCAGAGTTTATCTtaaaccctaatcaaacacacctgaagcagGTAATCAAGATCGCACTAGGCAGATTACAAACTCCcagacaggtgtgttgagccaagtcgGAGAtaaaggccctgtcccaaatggcacacTTCACGTGGATTTGCGTTCTCGTGGACCTAAATTGCGCgtgctcgccaagtctacgagtccgtaggtgtcccatttgtctttttagtgctcagaagtctgctcgcgagcgcctcccttgtgccctcgatgcggtctttGGCGAAGCTCGCATTGATGCCGACTCCACTGAAGtaccctacccaggaatccttgcgaacgcccaatcacagaacggatgggaggagtgtcgtggatgtcagacatatactaaacatgacggatacatttttaaatgtatgttttgatcaAATTcagataaatattaaataacaacataatgtgttcttaatatgcatataagtatagtgtatacaaataaataaatatacataagcagttgcatttacgtcatgccaaaggaatgcattacaaacatacatttctattgcataatgctcgggtggcatatcaacatatgaaatacagaactataAAAACCCCAGCTCCTGTCCCAAgtaacaacaatgggacaacaagtgtggtcgacttcacgcggcgctgtgCAGACTGATCAGAGTATggcaacaaagtaccgcgagagtgattagaaagcaccgcttgctctttccagCGTGATGACGTGAtgaagtctgtcccaaaatgcactcccatgtacacttgtgcctagtgccctataggtctgcacttcctgacgtcaccatgCGTGGACTctgaggaggtccacaagaccggagtgcgccatttgggacagggccaaacTCTGCAGGACATCGACCCTCCAGGACCGACTTTGGACACCATATCATACTGTCTGGTATATTTACAGTAGCAATTAGCAAATGATATCTTATATCTCTTAATTTTCTGTTTTCTACAAAAAATCATCTATAACCcttatatctttaatattgactcaGTAAGACCAGAGATTgaaatgaattgtttaaatcaaactttgatcCTCCTAATCTCATAAAATTAGACTGAGACCGGATTTAACTTTTTACAGGATCACTTGTTTGAGTTCTGTTTATCCGTATATATTCAATGatcaataaaatacattattctTATATTTACTACATTTACTTTCCAGTGTTGAAACATAACCATGCCAAAAAAAGGAAAGAGGAGTCAAGCTCAGAAAAGGCGCAGAAGGATAGAAGCTTTACTCCGCACAAGTAACGCTACCAACTATGCATCAGGTATGAATGAAGCAGCATCCCATTGTTAAAGTGACAGGTACAACATGTACTCCAATGCACTTAtaatatgtacagtaaatgtactTACAATACCTTGATGTTAATAGCAGCCCATCATGAATGTAATGGGCTACACAGTTTCCACGTATATTGTATTTTACAGAAAGTTGAAGCAGTTTAGTGTAAAACAATCAATCAAGAGCAAAGAACAGTGTAGGGGTAGGCAGTATGACCAAAAATCATGGAATGTAGTCCTGATAGACACAACCTTATTTCTTTTTGATTTGTCGTCTTGACTATGTTATTTACATAAAGTATTTTAAACAGGCAATACGTATAACAAATAATtatgaatatatgcacaaacatACCTGTATATTGCAAACACATGTCTAGAGATGCTAAGGTTGTGGCATATGCTTTATTTAAATGCGAGCTGACTTCAATGTGCGTTGCACTGTTTATGGGATtacagactgaaagaaagtcaaaagtatttgttttgttgGTTCATTGTTTATGTGGATTAATTCACATGTTTTCTCATCATATTCTCTGATGTGCAGGAGACTgagttaaagtgatacttcacccaaaaaagaaaattctgtcatcatttactcaccctcagattgttccaattccaaatctgtatacatttcttcgtcctgctaaacacaaaggaaggtatttggaagaatgtcagtaaccaagcagatctcgtcccccatttactaagatagtagggaaaataaatactatgggagtcaatgggggatgagatctgcaatctgagggtgagtaaatgatgacagaattttcatttttgacattttcatttttaaccacTCCCTCATCAAATTCTGCAGTATACACGAATAGAAAACActcttacttgttgacattttatttcacagtgaCGGCATATACTGTCATATCACCCAGCTTTAGTTTGTGGATAGTTTTTTAAAACTTGTGCTCCTATGACATCTTTAAATATCCACAGAAGTTTCGATTTCTGAGAGTAGGGGCAGGtatgagaaaatatatattgcTGCGTCTTATGTTTAAGGATGATTCTGTATTATACAAACCAGATGGCAACCCTATTCTAACCTAGCTTTTAATGCAGAGGGTGTTGGCCGGATTTCTTGCTCCATTGTCTCTGTAATGCCTACGTCATAAACGGTCTAGTTTAGGCCTAAATGTGTCTAAATAACGAAAAGAGAGATTCATGGCTTTTAAGAATCAATATTGAGAACCgaccacattaaaaaaaatcgttTTTTGTCCCAGTGGCCTAATGGTACTTCTAATTGTATTTCAACAGTTAGTGAATACATGGGAATTTTGTTCATGTTATATCAGTGACAATGGCATTTACATCTTGACATCACACAAACTTGTAACGTTACAGTACGTTCATCTTACAGGGGAGGCATCCGTGGATCCAGAAAGTCCAGACTTTTTTCCCTCATTGTTTGAATATTCGGAACAGGATCAGGATATGGAAGCTCCAGACGTAATGGACAGGTAATCTACACACTTGAAAGTGCAGTAAGTGATTTCTTCCAAACATGTGAGTGAAACTGAAGATGATTGTAGAAAAGTGTATCTCAAGTGTGAACACCTTTTTTGTTGAGTGAATTTACTTTGTAGTGTTAATTCCAGAACgccttttcttcaaaatatgactAAAGGTTGGATGCTCTCTCTGAAAACTGAAGGTGCGCTCATGTCTGGGatgtaaagcatatattttgccagcttggTCAAATTTATATAAGcgttatattaatatatactaTTACAGTCTTGCAGTCACTACAGTCTTTAATTCAGacatttcaaaaatgaaacgcCCGTTTTTATACATCCAGTCAATTTGCAGTGGAAAGTACAAGACGCTCCCACTTTTTATGTCTGTTCCAATAATCTGTAATCTGCACTTGTAAACAGGTCAGAATAGTGAAAACGTTCACCAGTTCCCATTCACTAGGACTTCAATCTCAAAATGTGTCAGTTTTTCTGTATTGGTCTATTAACAGTTAATAGCATGCTTGAAATAGACACagatgtatgtttttgaccGCATGTTGGGTTGTGGATATATGTTAAaaccatacagtatgtacacacTACTGTCATGTCACTTGATGTGTTGTTTCAAAGTTGTATGCACACGTGTGGTGTGAAAAACCATGTGACATGCAGTTATAAACTGATTCACTGCACatgccaaatgtaaaaaaatttcaAGGAGCAAAATATATtgtgcacacatacacagttgGTGGAAAGGGCTTAAGAGCCcctacactctttaaaaaaaggttcttcaaaaggttctttgatgccatagaagaacattttggttccataaagaacctttcacATTTGAAGAACCTTACAGTCACAGTTAATTCTGTTACATAGACTAACACTGAGCTGTTGTATAGTCTTGTGcttgtttcatttattattttgttttgcatcaGCTATGGTAAAGATCTATTCATTTCCATTTCTGTGTTACTTAGTGTGTCAGTTGGTTTGAGGGCAGGGCGATGAAGAGATGCTGTTTGTTTGGATGCTAACTAGACCGTCAAGACCATTCTCAGAAATTTCTTACTGCACCTTTTTGACCTGCTGTTATTTTACCTGATTTTAGTAGTATATATTAaagcggggtgtccgatttttcttagccgttgttgatgttcaaatcaccaaaacaaacacacccctacccccatcttttgctttcgtcagtgctcggctaatgtccgtcctgtgcactgtgcatctcactgctgattggctacaaggttgttttggtactcggcccgtatcagttgtctaaagcgtaattgggaaatcggttaccccgcctttaactaacattttgttgttgttttagttcTATCTTAAATAAGATGACAAGGAGGGATACATGTATACGCAAGTCCTCCTTCACTGAAGCTTCAAGGTCTTCCACTGCAGAGGAAGCAGAGGAGTTTTGTACTGGTAAGAACTACTTTGTCACTGCATGTGATTTGGAACAATACACACTGAATTAGAGAAAGTACATACTTATCAACCGTTAGATCAATATGTTCTGTATAGGGCGTTATTATCACGTTAACGCATTAATTAAttaacactgaaataatacaaaaaatatataaaataaaaaatattttatcgtGCATTAACGcagttttttaaagtattattttatttcgaaaGTCCGTTGCTCACTGGCTCTCAAACGTACACTCAAACCATGGGTCACAGAAGGGATGGGATGTTGATCGGTACTGGCTTGGGATGGGCGTCACCAGGCGTCTCAACCAATGAGAGAAGTTCTCTTATAGATGATGTGGTCCACTTGTCCAACATTTAagttatataaatgttataaatatttaaatctaAGTCTTGAAAGTTATTCTTTAACATTAGCATGCTGAAATGTTTAAGGCATGAAGTTATATAATAGCATTTATTTCTCTCAGATGAACAAGATGCCATGATCCCTCTAGAAATCTACAATAAACTCCAAGTCCAGCACCAGCAGCTTATGATAGAGTACATTGACTTGTGCACAAAATCTTACGCACTCCAAGAGGAAAATAACCAGCTGAAAGAAGAACTTTGCAGCAGGATGTTCTCTTTCAGCTCAATCCGAATGAAAGCTCAACAAATGCTTTTCTTTACCGGTCTGAGCACTGTCATTTTTGAGTGGTTGTTATCTAAATTGAAGGGCAACGTGCCGGCGATGTACAGCACGTTGAGCCTGGAAGATCACCTGTTAGTTGTGTTAATGAAACTGCGCTTGGGTCTAAGAAATGAGGACATCGCTTTAAGGTTTGCAGTAACAGAAAACGCCATCTCCAATATTTTAAGAAACTGGATCCGTATAATGGCACAGACATTAAAGCCAATGATTAAATGGCCGACCAGGAATGCAGTTCTCAAGAAAATgccaaaatgttttcaaaaaaagtatAGGCAGTGTCGGTGTATTATTGACTACATTGAGGTTTTTATTGAAACGCCAAGATGTATGATGGATCAAGCGCAGACGTGGTCAAATTATAAGCATCGCCATACTGTGAAATATTTAGTTGGGTTAACACCAGCAGGGGCGGTTTGTTTTTTGTCACCAGGCTGGGGTGGAAGTGTTTCTGTCAAAGAGATGGTATCAAATTCAGGATTCTTCGAACTGCTGGAACCAATGGATAAAATTCTGGCCATTCGAGGGTTTCCGATTAGAGAGGACCTTGTGGCATACCAAGCCACTCTTCATATTCCACATTTCAAAAAAAGCGACAAGCAGCTGTGTGCTTCTGAAGCTGGCACACCAGGAAGACTGTCGAATGTAAGAATACATTTGGAAAGAGTCATTGGGCGTTTGAAGAAGTTCACCATTTTGACATCTGTTATTCCACGTAATCAGGAAGACATCCTGGGTGATATGGTGACAGTGTGTGGGGCATTAACTAATCTTTGCCAGACGTAGTGCCTAGAAAATAGATGCACAGACGAGGGTAAAAAGAAGCAAACTGCTTACTGGCTGAGCAAAGATGGTGTAACGTGGTGCATTCCCAGGGTTTTATTGTGGGGTGTTTTTTTCTACCGATACATGATTTATATTAAATGCTTTTGATTGAGATTCTTTATTGACAAGGAGTTATGCATTGACATGTTTAAGTTTAACCTCATATGTTTCATGatgaataatgttttttttttgtacccCATTGCTCTAGATGTTGAACATATTGCTCAGTCTTCAATTATTGTTTTACTGTGATGCGAGTCCACTTTGACGGATGTTTATatcaacacaaataaatatttgggTAAAGGTTCACTAGGGGGTgtggaatatatatatatattttttttttttttaaatgaatttttaatgcagtttgacattaaacattaaaaatgtacaaaatcaaTGTTTTAGCTTTTACTGGTCACTTTGTCAAATTAACAACATTGCAATTTATGTACATTAGACATTCtctatataaatgtttaatgatCCGGTCTCCCAAAATAAAAGtactttaatcatttattcaccttcatgtcatgcCAAACCTGTATGGTGGTAACCAAACTTTGACCCTTATTGACTTGTTCTATggacacagagacatttcttaaaataccatcttttgtgttccaccaaaaagaaagtcatacaggttttgattgacatgaCGGTGAATAAATATGAGTTTTCCTTTTTAGgtcatttttctaaaatgttgaACCCATCAACCAAAATTGACAGCAGCAACGAGTTTTGAACAATTAACCACTGTTGTATTATTCCAGAACTCTCTTTTATCACTTGTTAGGGTTGTCTCAACCAACGCTTGTATACATCTCCAGGAGATTTATACCTTTAAGGTTTGCCTTTTGTGCCTTTGCATTCCCTACCAATCCAATTTCTATTCATCAGCCTGTCTCTCTAATAAGATCAAAACGCTTTTTGCCATGGCTAAACAGATGTTTGTCGTCAGTTTGGTTAAATGTGACAGTTGTGAGTGTTGTGAGAATCAGTCCTCAGTGCAGGAAGAATCTCACAGACAAAGGTTCCAGCGGTCAAAAGGTCAAACTTTATTCGCTCGAGCCAACAAAGTGAGATCAAATATCACCTGACAAATGCACATCTGACTCCAACATCTGTACAGAATTTACAAGCGGTTTACCACATTGTTACGCTATCTCTTTCTCCCTTTTGCTTGATTTTAACTGCAGCATGGGCTTCAGGGATTATGAAAGAATATGGTTATTGTTGGCATACATGATTCGTCATGATGTTTACCCAAACTTGGAAAGAAAGCTACTTAATGCTTTAAAAAGTCCCTAAAACTACTTGCATATTGTGaagtaaataaacaatcaaGTCAGTGTACGTGCTTGTGAAAAGTATAACTcccatatataaaatattagaaATTCGCCCATATGAGGCTGCATATACAGAATATTTACAGAATACTGATCTTTGTCTCTGTCAttgaaaaaaactattttctgCAAGTACACATTCCTGTAACACTGGCTACTGGCTGTTTGTGGAAGCGGAGGAGCCGCCTGGGCCGGGttactttttatttaccatCATCATGATTTCATCAATGCAGTGTAAACCCTTATTCGGACGAGATAGATAGGGGTAAAGTAATGTAATTTTACACTGCCTAGAACACAATGCTTCTTCAAGAGACTATACAAACACAGATAACAAGAAATGACATGCTATTCCCATGAGGTCATTATTTCCGGACCTTGTTACAAGGTAAaagacactgtaaaaaatggaactacaaatgttacatttgtgcttatgcatttggcagatagtATAACCCAAATATCgaaaattatttgtttaatgttgaatcaatgttcattttcaacatttaatgtaatagtcttttttattttaatgtgtttttttgttattataataaatctGGTATGATAACTTGTATGTATGTATACTGTAATGGCataaaactgttgttttaaaatagcatttaaagttgaaattaaatgtaaagCCAAATCGATTATATATGTAAAAGGaaacattatttaatcatttctttCTAGTGCACTGTGCCCATTTTAATTGCAGTAGAAAATTGAAGTGATTTCATCTGTGCTGGCTGTACTTTCAAACCTGCAAGCAGGTTTATTCAAGGTAAAGGTAATCAGCCAAGAGCCATAACTGCTTTGTTGTGTCTTTTTTCAATGTGGTTCCCTAACCAGTTTTGGTTGTGTGCAGTTTATTGCAGCATACAGTATTCGTGTAAAGAAAGAAGGCtacttaaactttattaaatgaGAATAAATGTCAATTAGCATTTTATTAGTTCAATGCAATAATGTGAACAATTAAAGAATACTtcaaaaaaattattaattagtctattaaaatattattatccacaacataacaaatgtatattttaattaacagacacttataataataaacataacacgTGACTCTGTAGTTGTTTTTAAGGAACTCATATGCTGCAGCATTCTGACTATAACGTTATATGAATGCGGCCTGTGAGAGAGCCGCGGAGGAAAAAAAAGTTCCTCTCCAACATTGCTAACAAAATGTGTCTTCTCCCCGAAAGCTTGTGACAAGGATTATTTTTCATGCTAAATAACGGAAAAAAACTCTAATTCAAAAAATAATCATGATGTGTTAACATTTTTATCAGATCAAATGTAAGTATCCGGAAGATCACTATTTCGAGCTTTGATAAAGCGGATTGGAATTGTTTTAAAGAGTATTGTATTGAAAATTCTAAAAGATTATCAATGGAGGGAGATGTAGATAAATGTACAGAAACAATTACATCTATGATTATCAGAGCTGCATCAACATGCATTCCTAAGAATACCACAAAAAAAGGGGAAAAGAAAATGGTTCCGTGGTGGAACGAAGAATGTAAAAATGCTATTAAAGAAAGAAATCATGAGTTCAGAATTTTAAGAAAGCATTTGAGTCAAGATAACTTGATTGATTATCAAAGGAAGAAAGCAAGGGCAAGGGAAATAATTAAGAAATCCAAAAAAAGCGCATGGAGAAAGTTCTGCTCCTCCATTGGAAGTGAAGTACATCCAGACATCTGGTCAATGATTAAAAAGATGAGTGGGAAAAGGAAATCAGTTAATATCCCAGTACTGAGAGATGGAGAGTATGGCAATTACAAATAAGGAGAACGCTGATCTAGCCAAGAAGTTTGCAAGTGTGCATAGTGGAAGTCATTTGGATGAAATGCATAAACAGCgaaaagaagaaattttaaGAGATAATTCTGATGTAACAACTCTTGACATGGAATTAACATTACATGAGATGAAATTGGCCTTAGAGGGAAGTGTATACACAACCTTTTGGTAAGACTGGTAAGGACCCAACCAATGCAGGAAACTACAGAATTGCACTAACTTCTCATCTATGTAAATGGATGGAAAAGATTATTGTTCGTAGACTGGCATATTACCTAGAGCAAAGAGAATTGTTAAACCCATGTCAAGTGGATTTCGTAAAGGAAGATCTACAACAGATGCCCTAGTGAAAGTTGAAGCAGAAAAAGCAATCAGTATGAAAGAGGTTATGAATATAGTATTTTTTGATATTGAGAAAGCATATGATTCTATGTGGAGAGAAGGTTTAATGATTAAAATGCAGAGAATGGgtattgaaataataaataatctgACATTCCGGGTTAAAATTGGAGATGCTTTATCAGAAGTTTTTAATATTCTAAATGGTATTCCTCAACGTAGTGTTATCAGCCCGATCCTGTTTAATATTatgataaattatatttttatgaatgttGGTAAAGAAATTGGATCATCACTTTATGCAGATGATGGGGCTATATGGAAAAGGGGGACAAATATTAAACATGTGACTAATAGTAGGAATGCTATACTGAATATTGAAAGATGGTCATATGAATGGGGTTTTAAAATGTCAATCGAAAAGTCATGCTACATGCTTATTACTAGAAAGAAAAGGACAGATAAAGTACATCTTAAATTATACGGGCAAAGCATGGAAAGGGTAACAAAGTTCAAGTAGGGCTAtggtttgatgagaaatgtttatgGAGGAATCAGATTGAAACAAGATGTAAAAAGGCAATAAACCTAATGAGGGCAATTACTGGGTATGAATGAGGAGCAGACAAATGATCACTAATGGATTTCTATAGGGCCTTAATACGGTCCTGTCTAGATTATGGGTGTATGGTATATGGAGCCGCAACCAAAAGTACTTAGGAAAAACTTGATCAAATTCAGTTCTGAGCATTAAGAATCAGTACTGGTGCAGTTAAAACAACACCTATCAATGCGTTGCTGGTGGAATCTAACCAGTGACCATTATATCTAAGACGGTCAAAATGATCATTGGCATATTGGGTAAAGTTAAAAGGATCAGGAGAGGAACAGCCTGCTATAAAGGTGCTAAATGAGTGTTGGGAGTATGCAcaacaaagaaaatgtaaagGATTTGGTAGGAATATTCAAACTGTAGCTGAGGAATATGGACTAGCAGGGTAGAATATGGACCAAACACTGTATGGGGTAATGTTCCTCCATGGATATTCCCAGTGCCCAAGATAAACTTTCATTTTATAGAACAGAAGAGAGTATGGG
Proteins encoded:
- the LOC130572003 gene encoding uncharacterized protein LOC130572003 isoform X2, coding for MPKKGKRSQAQKRRRRIEALLRTSNATNYASGEASVDPESPDFFPSLFEYSEQDQDMEAPDVMDSSILNKMTRRDTCIRKSSFTEASRSSTAEEAEEFCTDEQDAMIPLEIYNKLQVQHQQLMIEYIDLCTKSYALQEENNQLKEELCSRMFSFSSIRMKAQQMLFFTGLSTVIFEWLLSKLKGNVPAMYSTLSLEDHLLVVLMKLRLGLRNEDIALRFAVTENAISNILRNWIRIMAQTLKPMIKWPTRNAVLKKMPKCFQKKYRQCRCIIDYIEVFIETPRCMMDQAQTWSNYKHRHTVKYLVGLTPAGAVCFLSPGWGGSVSVKEMVSNSGFFELLEPMDKILAIRGFPIREDLVAYQATLHIPHFKKSDKQLCASEAGTPGRLSNVRIHLERVIGRLKKFTILTSVIPRNQEDILGDMVTVCGALTNLCQT